The genomic interval ATTTCTTGCAGCAGAAAATCGGCAATTTTTTTTGTTTCCTGTTTAGCCAAGGCCATTCATCTCCTTCAGCAACCGTGTGGTATACTCGGCCTCTTCTTGGTCAATGATCTGCATCGCAAAACCCGCATGCACAAGTACAAAATCACCAACTTTGGCTTCCGGCAAAAGCAGTAAACTCACGTCTCTCTGAACACCATTTATTTCAACCACCGCCAACTGATCCTTTTTCTCTACAATTTTTGCTGGTACTGCTAAACACATACTAACGCCCCCT from Massilibacillus massiliensis carries:
- a CDS encoding HypC/HybG/HupF family hydrogenase formation chaperone encodes the protein MCLAVPAKIVEKKDQLAVVEINGVQRDVSLLLLPEAKVGDFVLVHAGFAMQIIDQEEAEYTTRLLKEMNGLG